One window from the genome of bacterium encodes:
- a CDS encoding ABC transporter ATP-binding protein, with protein MPDNAIEVRDLTKAFREVAAVGGISFEVRRGEVFSLLGPNGAGKSTAISVISGLLKPDSGDASVMGHSVTKESMAARRCLGVVPQEVALYNDMSARENLVFWGRMYGLSGSNLEHRVDEMLAAVGLVERQKGRVATYSGGMKRRVNIAAALLHTPQVVIMDEPTVGIDPQSRRHILDYVKELNRQGMSVLYTTHYMEEAEELSNRLAIMDKGKIIACGTRDELVRLVGELARVDLAVTGEPDKAAEAWRAVAGVSRVTVEQGRVLVLAGDSNAVVPLLFERAAQLGFRIGSVDIQEPNLETVFLSLTGRALRD; from the coding sequence ATGCCTGATAATGCAATCGAGGTCCGGGACCTGACCAAGGCCTTCCGCGAGGTGGCCGCGGTGGGCGGCATTAGCTTCGAGGTGCGCCGGGGCGAGGTGTTCAGTCTGCTCGGGCCGAACGGCGCGGGCAAGAGCACGGCGATTTCGGTCATCTCGGGTTTGCTCAAGCCGGACTCGGGCGACGCGAGCGTGATGGGCCACTCGGTCACGAAAGAGAGCATGGCCGCACGACGCTGCCTCGGTGTGGTTCCGCAGGAGGTTGCGCTGTACAACGACATGTCGGCGCGTGAGAACCTGGTGTTCTGGGGGCGGATGTACGGGCTTTCAGGCAGCAATCTTGAGCATCGGGTAGACGAGATGCTCGCGGCGGTCGGGCTGGTCGAGCGGCAGAAGGGGCGCGTTGCGACCTACTCGGGCGGTATGAAACGCCGGGTGAACATCGCGGCCGCGCTGCTGCACACGCCGCAGGTCGTCATCATGGACGAACCCACGGTTGGCATCGACCCGCAGAGCCGGCGCCATATCCTCGACTATGTCAAGGAGCTGAATCGGCAGGGTATGAGCGTGCTCTATACCACCCATTACATGGAGGAGGCGGAGGAGCTGTCGAACCGCCTCGCCATCATGGACAAGGGCAAGATTATCGCGTGCGGCACCCGGGACGAGTTGGTACGGCTGGTCGGCGAGCTGGCGCGCGTTGACCTGGCAGTGACCGGCGAGCCGGACAAGGCGGCCGAGGCTTGGCGCGCGGTCGCAGGCGTTTCCCGGGTAACGGTGGAGCAGGGCCGCGTCCTGGTGCTTGCCGGGGACTCCAACGCGGTCGTGCCACTGTTGTTCGAGCGGGCTGCCCAGCTCGGGTTCCGCATCGGTTCCGTGGATATTCAAGAACCGAACCTCGAGACGGTATTCCTGTCGCTCACCGGGCGAGCGCTGCGCGACTGA